A region from the Alnus glutinosa chromosome 5, dhAlnGlut1.1, whole genome shotgun sequence genome encodes:
- the LOC133869868 gene encoding NAC transcription factor 25: MGEIMESTDSSSGSQHPQLPPGFRFHPTDEELVVHYLKRKAASAPLPVTIIAEIDLYKFDPWELPSKATFGEQEWYFFSPRDRKYPNGARPNRAATSGYWKATGTDKPILTSNGNQKVGVKKALVFYGGKPPKGIKTNWIMHEYRIVDNNNSSSSKPPAADAANKKGSLRLDDWVLCRIYKKNNAQRPMMEQDKEDSMEAMIPMMQTSSILAGQNLKPLPSKTAANYGSLLENDENYFEGILTAECLQNSSSISHQLASSSSKHTLAVKRTLPSPFWNESMGSSSSGKRFHGDLNSGSTGMDESNNSFVSLLNQLPQGTQFHPNALLGSLGDGVLRQHFQLPSMNWNS, translated from the exons ATGGGTGAAATTATGGAGAGCACCGATTCATCGTCGGGGTCGCAACACCCGCAGCTTCCGCCGGGCTTCAGGTTCCACCCCACCGATGAAGAGCTCGTGGTCCACTATCTCAAGCGGAAGGCTGCCTCTGCTCCACTACCCGTCACCATCATAGCCGAGATCGATTTGTACAAGTTCGATCCATGGGAGCTCCCAA GTAAGGCTACGTTTGGAGAACAAGAGTGGTATTTTTTCAGTCCTCGTGACCGGAAGTACCCGAACGGGGCGAGGCCTAACAGGGCGGCGACGTCTGGGTATTGGAAAGCTACGGGGACCGACAAGCCTATACTGACATCTAACGGAAATCAAAAGGTTGGTGTTAAGAAGGCGCTGGTGTTTTACGGCGGGAAGCCTCCTAAAGGGATCAAAACCAATTGGATCATGCACGAGTACCGCATCGTCGACAATAACAATAGCTCTAGTTCCAAGCCTCCGGCTGCTGATGCTGCAAACAAGAAAGGGTCTTTAAGG ctTGATGATTGGGTATTGTGTCGgatttataagaaaaacaaCGCACAAAGACCAATGATGGAGCAGGACAAGGAGGATTCAATGGAGGCCATGATTCCAATGATGCAAACATCTTCTATATTGGCTGGCCAAAATCTAAAACCTTTGCCCTCAAAGACTGCAGCAAACTACGGCTCATTACTTGAAAATGACGAGAACTACTTTGAAGGGATATTAACAGCCGAGTGCTTGCAAAACAGTTCTTCCATTTCTCATCAGCTAGCCTCTTCGAGCTCGAAACATACACTAGCGGTGAAACGCACGCTACCATCACCGTTTTGGAATGAATCGATGGGGTCTTCCTCCTCCGGGAAGCGATTCCACGGCGATCTCAATAGTGGAAGCACAGGGATGGATGAGAGCAACAATTCCTTTGTTTCTCTGCTAAATCAGCTGCCTCAGGGCACCCAGTTCCACCCTAACGCGCTTCTCGGGTCTCTCGGCGACGGGGTTTTGAGGCAACATTTTCAACTTCCAAGCATGAATTGGAACTCATAG